A stretch of Allostreptomyces psammosilenae DNA encodes these proteins:
- a CDS encoding non-ribosomal peptide synthetase has protein sequence MPDQPTERLRLTAGQLGLWYAHQLNPHTPALNVGEYLAVQGPVDAGLLREALRHTVRETATFRLRLFEDEHGVAQRVDPELDHPLRVVDLGGEEDPHAAALAWMRAERGRRRDLYTDPLVTFALLRLAPDLHYWYHGYHHITFDGVSGPLVAGRLAEAYSALAERRPLPPCPFGDFRLLVEADAEYRAGGDRADDRRYWLRTLADRPRPLSVSGRPPRGVVGAFHRDERALSAEDAGRLHAAADRLRTTPARLLTAATALAVGRSTGEVDLTLGFAVTGRARGPQQTVPGMMSNLLPVRVAVPPALTARELVERVSAGVAETVRRQRYRLEDLRADLGLRPEENLWTVSVNYMPFAFPATFGGHRLVHHNLSLGPFHDLAVALLATSADGGLRLIVDGDAELYPAHAHRAFADRLHRALRWIGDSHPDTPIARFDALSPAERRRLLDAPHRPARAEPPHTLPALLAERAARTPEATALVAGRTTLTHAELDARANRLARLLVAHGAGPERRVALVLPRTADTLVAMLAVLKTGAAYVPVDRGHPAARVAMLLEDTRPALTLSVSGTPLPPAADHPGTRVLLLDDPAVREAVAAAPAHPVTDADRTAPLLPRHAAYVIHTSGSTGRPKGVVVEHRSLTGYLRQAVADYGMRPDDRVLASHSLAFDASLLQIFTALATGATVVLAGDDERQDADAVQRLLARHRVTVAHLTPALLPLLRPDELPDLRLVSSGGMRLTADQVDRWAGAGRAFWNAYGPTEATVDATRRRCLPSPEGTDPPIGPPIPGTRAYVLDAGLNPLPPGATGELYLAGPGLARGYHDRPGATALRFLPDPYGPPGSRMYRTGDLARWTPDGELAYAGRTDDQVKLRGHRIEPGEVQAALVRCAGVRQAAVVVRDHPRVGPCLVGYLVPEPGTELDRARVRREVARVLPEHMVPAFLQTLDRLPVAPGGKTDLRALPAPDFAADAPPGRAPATATETALCALFGDVLGRRDVGADDSFFALGGHSLLATQLLGRVRGVLGKELSIRAVYEHPTPAGLAAHLDTLADPARPALVPQPRPERVPLSHAQSRLWFVEQIGAPNPAYNHPVALRLTGDLDLDALRAALRDVIARHAPLRTVFPAVDGEPHQRELPPHAEACSPEVVSVDAAGRHRLDRELTAATRRPFDLAADPPLRTTVYRLGPREHVLLLVLHHIAADGWSTRPLLRDLSTAYAARRAGRSPDWPPLPVGYADFALWQRRLLGRPDDHGSPLARQLAHWLTALADLPQAVTLPTDRPRPAAASHRGDAIALEIPADLHRGLLRLAREHGASTFMVLQAALAVLLSRLGAGTDIPIGSPVAGRTDAALDDLVGFFANMLVLRTDLSGDPTFAEVLDRVRETCLDAYAHQDVPFELLVERLVPERSLSRHPLFQVVLAMRNNRAGRLALEGVTAVEVPVATGTTPFDLAIELDDQTPDDTPGAERAPAEPRALRGTVLYSTDLFDRETVGALADRLLVLLRGVVDDPGRALHDYPLWLPGERHRVLAEWNDTARPLPETTLPALFQAQARRHPDRTAVTAPDGTLDYARLNERANRIARLLVARGAGPERVVALAVPRSTDLPAAVWAVLKAGAAYLPLDPEYPAERIRFLLEDVRPTVVLATAASAATLPPHPGLLLLDDPATVAALAAQPGGDLTDADRTAPITADTPVYVIHTSGSTGTPKGVVMTTGPFVNLVTAHDEWLADGKPGSLTGPWAQFSAFSFDVSAWEIIEALTAGKRLAVPDADVRRDPERLVRWLDEQRVEEICVPNVMAEAICESALAQGLDLPALRDLSQGGEALRLTPRVRAFMAARPGRRLHNLYGPTETHLVTTFTLPEDLGNWTSGTAPVGAPIANARMYVLDPRLRPVPPGVTGELYIAGTPLARGYWARPGLTAGRFVPDPFGPPGGRMYRTGDLVRWTRDGQLDFGGRTDDQVKIRGFRVEPGEVEDVLDRHEDVARVAVTVRTDGPGGTCLVAYVVPVPGARVDAAGLRAWAASVLPEFMVPAAVVLLDAMPLTVSGKIHRRSLPAPDYSAAATSRDPRTEPERALCRLFADVLGLDRVGADDSFFALGGHSLLATRLVSRVRAALHVEIEVRTVFEAPTPAALAARLGEAARTRRPALRRMPRPDGRR, from the coding sequence ATGCCCGACCAGCCCACCGAACGCCTGCGGCTGACCGCCGGTCAGCTCGGGCTGTGGTACGCCCACCAGCTGAACCCGCACACCCCCGCCCTCAACGTCGGCGAGTACCTGGCCGTTCAGGGGCCGGTGGACGCCGGGCTGCTGCGGGAGGCGCTGCGGCACACCGTCCGCGAGACGGCCACCTTCCGCCTGCGGCTCTTCGAGGACGAGCACGGCGTCGCCCAGCGCGTGGACCCGGAGCTCGACCACCCGCTGCGCGTCGTGGACCTCGGCGGCGAGGAGGACCCGCACGCCGCCGCGCTCGCCTGGATGCGCGCCGAGCGCGGCCGCCGCCGCGACCTGTACACGGATCCGCTGGTCACCTTCGCCCTGCTCCGGCTCGCGCCGGACCTCCACTACTGGTACCACGGCTACCACCACATCACCTTCGACGGCGTCAGCGGTCCCCTGGTGGCCGGCCGGCTCGCCGAGGCGTACTCCGCCCTGGCCGAGCGGCGGCCCCTGCCGCCCTGCCCCTTCGGCGACTTCCGGCTGCTGGTGGAAGCGGACGCCGAGTACCGCGCCGGCGGCGACCGTGCCGACGACCGCCGGTACTGGCTGCGGACGCTGGCCGACCGGCCCCGGCCGCTCAGCGTGAGCGGCCGACCGCCGCGCGGGGTGGTCGGCGCCTTCCACCGTGACGAGCGGGCCCTGAGCGCGGAGGACGCCGGCCGGCTGCACGCCGCCGCCGACCGGCTGCGCACCACCCCGGCCCGCCTGCTCACCGCGGCCACCGCGCTCGCCGTCGGCCGCTCCACCGGCGAGGTCGACCTGACGTTGGGCTTCGCCGTCACCGGACGCGCCCGGGGCCCGCAGCAGACCGTCCCCGGCATGATGTCCAACCTCCTGCCGGTGCGGGTCGCCGTCCCGCCCGCCCTCACGGCGCGGGAACTGGTGGAGCGGGTCTCCGCCGGCGTCGCCGAGACCGTCCGCCGCCAGCGGTACCGGCTGGAGGACCTGCGGGCCGACCTCGGCCTGCGGCCGGAGGAGAACCTGTGGACGGTCTCCGTCAACTACATGCCGTTCGCCTTCCCGGCGACCTTCGGCGGCCACCGGCTCGTCCACCACAACCTCAGCCTCGGCCCCTTCCACGACCTGGCCGTCGCCCTGCTGGCCACCTCCGCCGACGGCGGGCTGCGGCTCATCGTGGACGGCGACGCCGAGCTGTACCCGGCCCACGCCCACCGCGCCTTCGCCGACCGGCTGCACCGCGCCCTGCGGTGGATCGGCGACAGCCACCCCGACACCCCGATCGCCCGCTTCGACGCGCTCTCCCCCGCCGAGCGCCGGCGGCTGCTGGACGCTCCCCACCGCCCCGCCCGCGCCGAACCCCCGCACACCCTGCCCGCGCTCCTCGCCGAGCGGGCCGCGCGCACCCCCGAGGCCACCGCCCTGGTCGCCGGTCGGACCACGCTGACCCACGCGGAGCTGGACGCCCGCGCCAACCGGCTGGCCCGGCTGCTCGTCGCGCACGGCGCCGGGCCGGAACGGCGGGTCGCCCTCGTGCTGCCGCGCACCGCCGACACCCTGGTGGCCATGCTCGCCGTCCTCAAGACCGGCGCCGCCTACGTGCCGGTGGACCGCGGGCACCCGGCCGCGCGCGTCGCCATGCTCCTGGAGGACACCCGCCCCGCGCTCACCCTCTCCGTCTCCGGCACGCCGCTACCGCCCGCCGCCGACCACCCCGGAACGCGCGTGCTGCTGCTGGACGACCCCGCCGTGCGGGAGGCCGTCGCCGCCGCCCCCGCCCACCCGGTCACCGACGCCGACCGGACCGCGCCGCTGCTGCCCCGCCACGCCGCCTACGTCATCCACACCTCCGGCTCCACCGGGCGACCCAAGGGCGTCGTCGTGGAGCACCGCTCCCTCACCGGCTACCTGCGCCAGGCCGTCGCGGACTACGGCATGCGCCCCGACGACCGCGTGCTCGCCTCGCACTCCCTGGCGTTCGACGCCTCCCTGCTGCAGATCTTCACCGCGCTCGCCACGGGGGCGACCGTCGTCCTCGCCGGCGACGACGAGCGCCAGGACGCCGACGCCGTGCAGCGGCTCCTCGCCCGGCACCGCGTCACCGTCGCCCACCTCACCCCGGCGCTGCTGCCGCTGCTGCGCCCCGACGAGCTGCCCGACCTGCGGCTGGTCTCCTCCGGCGGCATGCGGCTGACCGCCGACCAGGTGGACCGCTGGGCCGGTGCGGGACGGGCCTTCTGGAACGCCTACGGGCCGACCGAGGCCACCGTCGACGCCACCCGACGCCGCTGCCTGCCCTCCCCCGAGGGCACGGACCCGCCCATCGGCCCGCCCATCCCCGGCACCCGCGCCTACGTCCTGGACGCCGGGCTGAACCCGCTGCCGCCGGGCGCCACCGGCGAGCTGTACCTGGCCGGCCCCGGCCTGGCCCGCGGCTACCACGACCGCCCCGGGGCGACCGCGCTGCGCTTCCTGCCCGACCCCTACGGCCCGCCCGGGAGCCGGATGTACCGCACCGGGGACCTCGCCCGCTGGACCCCGGACGGCGAACTTGCCTACGCCGGCCGCACCGACGACCAGGTCAAGCTGCGCGGCCACCGCATCGAGCCCGGCGAGGTCCAGGCCGCGCTGGTGCGCTGCGCCGGTGTGCGCCAGGCGGCGGTCGTGGTCCGCGACCACCCCCGCGTCGGACCGTGCCTGGTCGGCTACCTGGTGCCGGAACCCGGAACCGAACTCGACCGCGCCCGGGTGCGGCGGGAGGTGGCGCGCGTCCTGCCGGAGCACATGGTCCCCGCCTTCCTCCAGACGCTCGACCGGCTGCCCGTCGCCCCCGGCGGCAAGACCGACCTGCGCGCACTGCCGGCCCCGGACTTCGCCGCCGACGCCCCGCCGGGACGCGCCCCCGCCACGGCCACCGAGACGGCACTGTGCGCCCTGTTCGGCGACGTCCTCGGGCGCCGGGACGTCGGTGCCGACGACTCGTTCTTCGCCCTCGGCGGCCACTCCCTGCTGGCCACCCAGCTCCTCGGCCGGGTCCGCGGCGTCCTCGGCAAGGAGCTGTCCATCCGGGCGGTCTACGAGCACCCCACGCCCGCCGGCCTCGCCGCCCACCTCGACACCCTCGCCGACCCGGCCCGCCCCGCGCTGGTCCCGCAGCCCCGGCCGGAGCGCGTCCCGCTCTCCCACGCGCAGTCACGGCTGTGGTTCGTCGAACAGATCGGCGCCCCCAACCCCGCCTACAACCACCCGGTGGCGCTCCGGCTGACCGGAGACCTCGACCTCGACGCGCTGCGCGCCGCGCTGCGCGACGTCATCGCCCGGCACGCCCCGCTGCGGACCGTCTTCCCCGCCGTGGACGGCGAGCCGCACCAGCGCGAACTGCCGCCGCACGCCGAGGCGTGCTCCCCCGAGGTGGTGTCCGTGGACGCCGCCGGGCGCCACCGCCTGGACCGGGAGCTCACCGCCGCCACCCGCCGCCCCTTCGACCTCGCCGCCGACCCGCCGCTGCGGACCACCGTCTACCGCCTCGGGCCCCGCGAGCACGTGCTGCTGCTCGTCCTGCACCACATCGCCGCCGACGGCTGGTCCACGCGCCCCCTGCTGCGGGACCTGTCCACCGCCTACGCCGCCCGCCGGGCCGGCCGCTCCCCCGACTGGCCGCCGCTGCCGGTGGGCTACGCCGACTTCGCGCTGTGGCAGCGGCGCCTCCTCGGCCGCCCCGACGACCACGGCAGCCCCCTGGCCCGGCAGCTGGCGCACTGGCTCACCGCCCTCGCCGACCTGCCGCAGGCCGTCACCCTGCCCACCGACCGCCCCCGCCCCGCCGCGGCCTCCCACCGGGGCGACGCCATCGCCCTGGAGATCCCCGCCGACCTGCACCGGGGCCTGCTGCGGCTGGCCCGGGAGCACGGCGCGAGCACCTTCATGGTCCTCCAGGCCGCCCTGGCCGTGCTGCTCTCCCGGCTCGGCGCCGGCACCGACATACCCATCGGCTCCCCCGTCGCGGGACGCACCGACGCCGCCCTGGACGACCTGGTCGGCTTCTTCGCCAACATGCTCGTGCTGCGCACCGACCTCAGCGGCGACCCCACCTTCGCCGAGGTCCTGGACCGGGTGCGGGAGACCTGCCTGGACGCCTACGCCCACCAGGACGTCCCCTTCGAGCTGCTGGTCGAACGGCTGGTGCCGGAGCGCTCGCTGAGCCGCCACCCGCTGTTCCAGGTCGTGCTCGCGATGCGCAACAACCGGGCCGGGCGGCTCGCCCTGGAGGGCGTGACGGCGGTCGAGGTCCCCGTCGCCACCGGCACCACCCCGTTCGACCTGGCGATCGAACTCGACGACCAGACGCCGGACGACACCCCCGGGGCGGAGCGGGCGCCCGCGGAGCCCCGGGCGCTGCGCGGCACCGTGCTCTACAGCACCGACCTGTTCGACCGGGAGACCGTCGGCGCCCTCGCCGACCGGCTGCTGGTGCTGCTGCGCGGCGTGGTCGACGACCCCGGGCGCGCCCTGCACGACTATCCGCTCTGGCTCCCCGGAGAACGCCACCGCGTCCTGGCGGAGTGGAACGACACCGCCCGCCCGCTGCCCGAGACCACCCTGCCCGCCCTGTTCCAGGCCCAGGCCCGGCGGCACCCCGACCGCACCGCCGTCACCGCGCCCGACGGGACCCTCGACTACGCCCGGCTCAACGAGCGCGCCAACCGGATCGCCCGCCTGCTGGTCGCCCGGGGCGCGGGGCCTGAGCGGGTCGTCGCCCTGGCCGTGCCGCGCTCCACCGACCTGCCCGCCGCCGTCTGGGCCGTGCTCAAGGCCGGCGCCGCCTACCTGCCGCTGGATCCGGAGTACCCCGCCGAGCGGATCCGCTTCCTGCTGGAGGACGTGCGCCCCACCGTCGTCCTCGCCACCGCGGCGAGCGCCGCGACGCTGCCCCCGCACCCCGGCCTGCTCCTGCTGGACGACCCGGCCACCGTCGCCGCGCTGGCCGCGCAGCCGGGCGGCGACCTCACCGACGCCGACCGCACCGCCCCCATCACGGCGGACACCCCCGTCTACGTCATCCACACCTCCGGCTCCACCGGGACCCCCAAGGGCGTGGTGATGACCACCGGGCCCTTCGTCAACCTGGTCACCGCCCACGACGAGTGGCTCGCCGACGGCAAGCCGGGCTCCCTCACCGGCCCGTGGGCGCAGTTCTCCGCGTTCAGCTTCGACGTGTCCGCCTGGGAGATCATCGAGGCGCTCACCGCGGGCAAGCGGCTGGCCGTCCCGGACGCCGACGTCCGGCGCGACCCGGAGCGCCTGGTGCGCTGGCTCGACGAGCAGCGCGTCGAGGAGATCTGCGTGCCCAACGTGATGGCCGAGGCCATCTGCGAGTCCGCCCTCGCCCAGGGGCTCGACCTGCCGGCGCTGCGGGACCTCAGCCAGGGCGGGGAGGCGCTGCGGCTCACCCCGCGCGTGCGCGCGTTCATGGCCGCGCGCCCGGGACGCCGCCTGCACAACCTCTACGGCCCCACCGAGACCCACCTGGTCACCACGTTCACCCTCCCCGAGGACCTGGGGAACTGGACCTCCGGCACCGCCCCGGTCGGCGCCCCCATCGCCAACGCCCGGATGTACGTGCTGGATCCGCGGCTGCGGCCGGTGCCGCCCGGGGTCACCGGCGAGCTGTACATCGCCGGCACCCCGCTCGCCCGCGGGTACTGGGCGCGGCCCGGCCTGACCGCCGGCCGGTTCGTCCCCGATCCCTTCGGGCCGCCCGGCGGGCGCATGTACCGCACCGGCGACCTGGTGCGCTGGACCAGGGACGGGCAGCTGGACTTCGGCGGACGCACCGACGACCAGGTCAAGATCCGGGGCTTCCGCGTCGAGCCGGGCGAGGTCGAGGACGTCCTCGACCGGCACGAGGACGTCGCCCGGGTCGCCGTCACCGTCCGCACCGACGGACCGGGCGGCACCTGCCTGGTCGCCTACGTCGTGCCGGTGCCCGGCGCCCGGGTGGACGCGGCCGGGCTGCGGGCCTGGGCCGCCTCCGTCCTGCCGGAGTTCATGGTGCCGGCCGCCGTCGTGCTGCTGGACGCCATGCCGCTCACCGTCAGCGGCAAGATCCACCGCAGGAGCCTGCCCGCACCGGACTACTCGGCCGCCGCGACCTCCCGCGACCCGCGCACCGAGCCGGAGCGGGCGCTGTGCCGGCTCTTCGCCGACGTGCTCGGCCTGGACCGGGTCGGCGCCGACGACTCCTTCTTCGCCCTCGGCGGCCACTCGCTGCTCGCCACCCGCCTGGTCAGCCGGGTACGGGCCGCGCTCCACGTCGAGATCGAGGTCCGCACCGTGTTCGAGGCGCCCACGCCCGCCGCGCTCGCCGCCCGCCTCGGGGAGGCCGCCCGGACCCGCCGGCCGGCGCTGCGCCGCATGCCCCGCCCGGACGGCCGCCGGTGA
- a CDS encoding non-ribosomal peptide synthetase: protein MIPLSYAQSRVWFLDRMDGGVNYRIPLAYRLRGELDHAALRAALADLVARHESLRTVFPETDCVPHQVVLDPPRTDAPGPDPSWPALTTARTPRARLERDLAEAAGHVFDLTREPPLAGWLFVVEDGAEPQEGADGGPEHVLLLLLHHIAADGWSLAPLLRDLATAYTARRAGHAPRQEPLPVQYVDYTLWQRELLGDADDPGSLLREQIAYWTDRLRDLPEVLDLPADRPRPAVATYRGGSVPVTVRARTHRALRELAAREGATAHMALQAGFAALLTRMGCGTDLPLSTAVAGRTDPALDDLVGMFVNTLVVRCDTSGDPTFRALLRRVRESTLGALGHQDLPFDRLVEAVRPRRSAAVNPLFQVSLALEEDADQVPRLPGLTATRLRMTARHAKSDLGLYFWAPSAAAAGPGAADGPPAAGGLTGVLEYATDLFDEATARLLVERLVRLLDAVAADPDQPIGRVEVLAPDERARLLAAGHAGAADSPTGDTAPGDLLGALVEAQAARTPDAVALAHAGRRVTYRELNARANRLARRLVRRGVGPEDVVALLLPDPLESVTAMLATLKAGAAYLPIDPRYPAERVALLLADASPALLVTSAAAPGTPAAGVPRLDPAVLAPGEPAPDPGDLTDADRVRPLRPEHPAYVIYTSGSTGRPKGVVVEHRSVCPLVRHLPAHIDGFDGSCALGLSLGFDGAVIPVYATLTSGGRLLLDDLAGWTGAEGRPTVLVATPSHLGLLAALPDDAAPSRTLVLGGEELRGPALAAWRARHPGTAVVNGYGPTETTVACADHQVPPGAPDPAGTVPIGRAYPGHRPYVLDDRLRPVPVGVVGELYVGGGGVARGYLGRPGPTAARFLADPFGPAGSRMYRTGDLVRRRTDDDSVLEFVGRADGQVKIGGHRVELGEVESALLRRPHVVASAAAVHERAPGDRRLVGYVVTDRPVDAGGLARLRASLADELPPAMVPAALLALDRLPLTPHGKLDRANLPRPDATPATGSPPDGAAEPARRAPRTPAEAVLCRVFADVLGVADVGVHDNFFERGGHSLLVPRLVLRAREALGLELTVRGVLTRPTVAGLLADGAPTANGLLSPVLRLREGDGPPLWCVHPGSGLGWVYTALLPYLPPPHAVHALQARGLDGGAPAADFAALVEDYAARITAVQPTGPYLLAGWSFGGTAAHAVAVRLRALGHDVALLAVIDAWPAGSAGGDAVEPSAGELRTIAFDGTEGAGGLDEATAAAVLDVTRNTVRLLARATPAGVFDGPLLLFVSTTTGGQRVATEVRWRAHVSGPIRTVVVPHDHYALLRPPALRTVGPALGEALLAAARCPAAGEP, encoded by the coding sequence GTGATCCCGCTGTCGTACGCGCAGTCGCGCGTGTGGTTCCTGGACCGGATGGACGGCGGCGTCAACTACCGCATCCCGCTCGCCTACCGGCTGCGCGGCGAGCTGGACCACGCCGCCCTGCGCGCCGCCCTGGCCGACCTGGTGGCCCGGCACGAGTCCCTGCGCACCGTCTTCCCCGAGACGGACTGCGTCCCCCACCAGGTCGTCCTGGACCCGCCGCGCACCGACGCCCCCGGCCCGGACCCGTCCTGGCCGGCGCTCACGACCGCCCGGACTCCCCGCGCGCGGCTGGAGCGCGACCTGGCCGAGGCCGCCGGGCACGTGTTCGACCTGACCCGCGAACCCCCGCTGGCCGGCTGGCTGTTCGTGGTGGAGGACGGCGCCGAACCGCAGGAGGGGGCGGACGGCGGGCCGGAGCACGTGCTGCTCCTGCTGCTCCACCACATCGCCGCCGACGGCTGGTCGCTCGCCCCGCTGCTGCGCGACCTCGCCACCGCCTACACGGCCCGCCGCGCCGGACACGCCCCGCGGCAGGAGCCGCTGCCGGTCCAGTACGTCGACTACACCCTCTGGCAGCGGGAACTGCTCGGCGACGCCGACGACCCCGGCAGCCTCCTTCGCGAACAGATCGCCTACTGGACCGACCGGTTGCGCGACCTGCCGGAGGTCCTCGACCTGCCGGCGGACCGCCCACGGCCCGCCGTCGCCACCTACCGGGGCGGCAGCGTCCCGGTGACCGTCAGAGCGCGCACCCACCGCGCCCTTCGGGAACTCGCCGCCCGGGAGGGCGCCACCGCCCACATGGCCCTCCAGGCCGGCTTCGCCGCGCTGCTCACCCGGATGGGGTGCGGAACCGACCTGCCGCTGAGCACGGCCGTCGCCGGGCGCACCGACCCGGCACTGGACGACCTGGTCGGCATGTTCGTCAACACCCTGGTCGTGCGGTGCGACACCTCGGGCGACCCCACCTTCCGCGCGCTGCTCCGGCGCGTCCGGGAGAGCACCCTGGGCGCCTTGGGCCACCAGGACCTGCCCTTCGACCGCCTGGTGGAGGCCGTGCGGCCGAGGCGGTCCGCCGCCGTCAACCCGCTGTTCCAGGTCAGCCTGGCGCTGGAGGAGGACGCCGACCAGGTGCCCCGCCTGCCCGGACTGACCGCCACCCGGCTGCGGATGACCGCCCGGCACGCCAAGTCCGACCTCGGCCTGTACTTCTGGGCGCCCTCGGCAGCGGCGGCCGGACCGGGGGCGGCGGACGGACCGCCCGCGGCGGGCGGGCTGACCGGCGTCCTGGAGTACGCCACCGACCTGTTCGACGAGGCCACCGCCCGCCTCCTGGTCGAACGGCTGGTCCGGCTGCTGGACGCGGTGGCCGCCGACCCCGACCAGCCGATCGGCCGGGTCGAGGTCCTCGCCCCCGACGAGCGCGCCCGCCTCCTCGCGGCCGGCCACGCCGGTGCCGCGGACAGCCCCACCGGCGACACCGCCCCGGGCGACCTGCTCGGCGCGCTGGTCGAGGCCCAGGCCGCGCGCACCCCGGACGCCGTCGCCCTGGCCCACGCCGGGAGGAGGGTCACCTACCGGGAACTCAACGCCCGCGCCAACCGCCTCGCCCGCCGGCTCGTCCGCCGCGGCGTCGGCCCCGAGGACGTCGTGGCGCTCCTCCTGCCGGACCCGCTGGAGTCCGTCACGGCGATGCTCGCCACGCTCAAGGCGGGCGCCGCCTACCTCCCGATCGACCCCCGCTACCCGGCCGAACGCGTCGCGCTGCTCCTCGCCGACGCGTCCCCCGCGCTGCTGGTCACCAGCGCCGCCGCCCCCGGCACACCGGCGGCCGGCGTCCCCCGCCTGGATCCGGCCGTCCTCGCCCCCGGGGAGCCCGCGCCCGACCCCGGCGACCTCACCGACGCCGACCGGGTCCGCCCGCTGCGGCCCGAGCACCCCGCCTACGTGATCTACACCTCGGGCTCCACCGGGCGCCCCAAGGGCGTCGTCGTGGAGCACCGCTCGGTGTGCCCGCTGGTGCGGCACCTGCCCGCGCACATCGACGGCTTCGACGGCAGTTGCGCGCTGGGGCTCTCGCTCGGCTTCGACGGCGCCGTGATCCCCGTGTACGCCACCCTGACCAGCGGCGGACGGCTGCTGCTGGACGACCTCGCCGGGTGGACCGGCGCCGAGGGGCGCCCCACCGTCCTGGTGGCCACCCCGAGCCACCTGGGCCTGCTGGCAGCCCTCCCCGACGACGCCGCGCCGAGCCGCACCCTCGTCCTGGGCGGCGAGGAACTGCGCGGCCCGGCGCTGGCCGCCTGGCGCGCCAGGCACCCCGGCACGGCCGTCGTCAACGGCTACGGACCGACCGAGACCACCGTGGCCTGCGCCGACCACCAGGTGCCGCCCGGCGCCCCGGATCCGGCCGGGACCGTCCCCATCGGCCGCGCCTACCCGGGGCACCGCCCCTACGTCCTCGACGACCGGCTACGGCCGGTCCCGGTGGGCGTGGTCGGCGAGCTGTACGTGGGGGGCGGCGGCGTCGCCCGCGGCTACCTGGGCCGTCCCGGGCCGACCGCCGCCCGCTTCCTCGCCGACCCGTTCGGGCCGGCCGGTTCCCGCATGTACCGCACCGGCGACCTGGTGCGCCGCCGAACCGACGACGACTCGGTGCTGGAGTTCGTCGGGCGGGCGGACGGGCAGGTGAAGATCGGCGGCCACCGCGTCGAGCTGGGGGAGGTGGAGTCGGCCCTGCTCCGCCGCCCGCACGTGGTGGCGAGCGCGGCGGCGGTGCACGAACGGGCTCCCGGGGACCGGCGGCTGGTCGGTTACGTCGTGACCGACCGCCCGGTGGACGCCGGCGGCCTCGCCCGGCTCCGCGCCTCGCTCGCCGACGAGCTGCCGCCGGCCATGGTGCCGGCCGCGCTGCTCGCCCTGGACCGGCTGCCGCTGACCCCGCACGGCAAGCTCGACCGGGCGAACCTCCCGCGCCCCGACGCCACGCCCGCCACCGGCTCCCCGCCCGACGGCGCCGCGGAACCGGCCCGGCGGGCTCCGCGCACCCCGGCCGAGGCCGTGCTGTGCCGGGTCTTCGCCGACGTCCTCGGGGTGGCGGACGTCGGGGTGCACGACAACTTCTTCGAGCGCGGCGGCCACTCCCTGCTGGTGCCCCGGCTGGTGCTGCGGGCCCGGGAGGCGCTGGGCCTGGAGCTGACCGTGCGCGGGGTGCTGACCCGTCCCACCGTCGCCGGGCTGCTCGCGGACGGCGCGCCCACCGCGAACGGCCTGCTCTCCCCGGTGCTCCGGCTGCGCGAGGGGGACGGCCCGCCGCTGTGGTGCGTCCACCCGGGCAGCGGCCTGGGCTGGGTCTACACCGCGCTGCTGCCGTACCTGCCGCCCCCGCACGCCGTCCACGCCCTCCAGGCCCGCGGGCTGGACGGCGGCGCGCCCGCGGCCGACTTCGCCGCCCTGGTCGAGGACTACGCGGCCAGGATCACCGCCGTCCAGCCCACCGGGCCGTACCTGCTGGCCGGCTGGTCCTTCGGCGGCACGGCGGCCCACGCCGTCGCGGTGCGGCTGCGCGCCCTCGGGCACGACGTCGCCCTGCTGGCGGTCATCGACGCCTGGCCGGCGGGCAGCGCGGGCGGGGACGCGGTCGAACCGTCCGCCGGCGAGTTGCGGACGATCGCCTTCGACGGCACCGAGGGCGCCGGCGGGCTGGACGAGGCGACGGCCGCCGCCGTCCTCGACGTCACCCGGAACACCGTCCGGCTGCTGGCGCGGGCGACCCCGGCCGGCGTCTTCGACGGCCCGCTGCTGCTCTTCGTCTCCACCACCACCGGCGGGCAGCGGGTCGCCACCGAGGTACGCTGGCGCGCACACGTCTCGGGCCCCATCCGCACCGTCGTGGTCCCGCACGACCACTACGCCCTGCTGCGGCCCCCGGCCCTGCGGACCGTCGGCCCCGCCCTCGGCGAGGCGCTGCTGGCCGCCGCCCGGTGCCCGGCCGCCGGCGAACCCTGA